ACCCGATAAGATAAAACATGGCAATAAAAAGGAGGCCAAGAATAAGGGCAAAAGCAAGCCAAGGTGGTGGCTCATTTAAGTTTAGTCCATTGGAAAAAGGCTTAAAAAGAATTATGCCAAGTAAACTGGCTGCCAAATAATTCAGAGTTATAAGGGAGTGCAGATTGCACTTATAATTTTTTGCAATTCGAAAAATTACATAAATCAGCGAGGAGGAAATTATGCATGCGACAAGGTAAATCATCCGGGCAAAAAAAAGGCAGGCTTTAGGCCTGCCATTATTACATTTTTAATTTCTTTTCGATGTCTTCAACAAACTGTCGGAAATTTTTATCGGTATCTTTTAGGTTGTTTACTGTTTTGCAGGCATGAAGCACGGTAGCGTGGTCTTTGCTTCCTATTTGTGCTCCAATACTTGCCAGCGAATATTTTGTTAAACTTTTAGAGAAATACATGGCTATTTGCCGGGCCTGAACAATCTCGCGTTTGCGTGTTTTGGTTTGTAAGGCATCAACAGGCATGTTAAAATAGTCGCATACTACTTTCGAGATGTACTCGATTGATAGCTCGCGTTTCGAGTTTTTAACCAGTTTGGTAATCAACTTGGCTGCCAGCTCCAGTGTAATTTCTCGCTTATTAAGCATCGATTGAGCTAATAACGATACCAATGCTCCTTCGAGTTCGCGCACGTTATTGGTTACATGCGATGCGATGTATTCCAGTACTTCTTCCGAAAGGCTTATCCCGTCTTTGTAAATCTTCCGGCGTAAAATTTCCATTCGTGTTTCAAAATCGGGCGTTTGCAAGTCGGCAGTTAGTCCCCATTTAAAACGGGAAAGCAAACGTTGTTCCATGCCTTTAAGTTCAATAGGAGGCTTATCAGATGTAAGGATAAGCTGTTTGCCCATTTGGTGTAGATGGTTAAAGATATGGAAGAAGGTTTCCTGGGTTTTTTCTTTACCGGCAAATTCATGAACATCGTCAAGAATAAGTACATCAACCATTTGGTAGAAATGTAAAAAGTCGTTGCGGTTATTGTTTCGCGTTGCTTCGGTAAATTGGGTCTGAAATTTATTTGCGTTGACGTAAAGTACTACTTTGTCCGGAAAATTTTCTTTTACTTCAATTCCGATGGCTTGTGAAAGGTGTGTTTTTCCCAATCCTGAATTTCCATAAATCATTAATGGATTAAATGCTGTTCCGCCAGGATTTTGGGCAACAGCATAACCGGCGCTACGTGCCAAACGGTTACAATCTCCTTCAACAAAATTTTCAAAAGTGTTGTCAGGTTTCAACTGCGGATCAATTTGTAGTTTTTGTATACCCGGAATTATAAACGGATTTTTTATTGTAGCCTTTTCTTCTGTTTTAAGTGGCACAGTAAGCGGTTTGTTTTGAATTTTATTGTTGTTATTGGTTGGGTAACTAACCGTGTATGGCTCAGTACTGTTTTTATTGCTCAGCACAACATTATACTCAAGCTTAGCGCCATTACCTAAAACCATTCGAAGTGTTTTGCGCATAATATCAATAAATTGCTCTTCGAGGTATTCGTAAAAAAAGGCGCTTGGAACTTGTATTGTTAATACTTTGTTTTCCAATTTTACTGGTTCTATTGGCTCGAACCAGGTTTTAAAGCTGCTGCTAGGAACGTTATCTTTAATAACGTTAAGGCATTTTTCCCATGCAGTTTTGTATTCGTTGTTCATTTACAATTGCTGGATAATGAGGTTCTACAAATTTTTTCCCTAGTGGTATTCCGAAAGCAAAATTTGCGAAAAAAAAGTGAAAAAAAAAATCACATTTCTATTGTAATTATAACAAATGTCATATAGTTTTCTTTTTCAGGCATTTAAAATTCTGTTTTTTTTCAATAAACGTAAGTTGTTGATAATTAGAGGTTTGATTTTAAGTTGTTGACTGATAGTATGATAACTGTTAGGGTCTGGTGGGGTAGATTTTGAGGCTGGTCGTACTATTAACAATTTATAGTTAATTACCGGAGTTGTTTTAATGCTTTTTCTAATTTTATCAACTTCCCTTTTTTAAAGGCAACAATGTTTGATTCGGGGAATTGGTGACGCAATTCATTGTGGATTTTTTCTATTTCAGAATAGGTGTTGCTTGCACCCGTGAGATAAGAATATACATTTCCTGCGAAATACTCTTCCACATCTTTGATTGCGTTAAAAACTTCGGCATCGGTTCCCAGTTTTGTTTTGGTAGAAAGTAGATGAACCTTAAAAATAATTTCTTTTGCCGAAGCATCATCTTTGGTATTAATGTATACATCTTTTCCAAAATCGAAAGCAGAAACCTGCAGGTACCGTTTGGGATTTTGCTGAATATCGCCAATTAAAAACCCAAGGTTTTCCGACATGGTGTTAATAGACTGGTACAATTCATCATCGTTAAGCAGAAGACCTGCGGAGTTGTCGTCGCTGTTTAGTTTCTCAAGTATGCCAAGCATTTCTTCCGAGGCCGTGGCCAGGTTATTTAAAACCGGTGTAACCGAAATAGTGGCAAGCGTATCGGTAAAGCTGTTTAGGTTTTGTATGGTGGCTTCAAAGGCAGCCGCATTGTTTTTAAAGGTTGCAGTTAATTCTTCAATATTTGATACAATATTTTTTACATTCTCTTTTTCAGAGGCCATAATTTCCTGAAGGTCGGAAGTAGTGGCTTCAATATTTTCTACTGTTTGGTTAATTTTTGCAAAACTTGTAGTCAGGTTCTTTCGGGCATCTTCATTAAAAATTACCGTAAGTACTGTTATTGCCGAGTCTACGGTGCTCAATAATTCTTCGGCTTTGGTTTTTAGCGGGAGCACCTGCATGCTCACCTGGTCCTTTAATCCGGCTTCAATGGAACCCTTAATGGTATCGTTCGATTGATAGAATTCTTTATCCTTGCTGTAAATAATTTCAATAGAGCGTGTTCCCATAATATCGCTGCTTACAATACGGGCGGTTGAATTTACCGGGATTTTAAAACTGGAATTAACAGAGAAACTTACAATTAAACGGCCGCTGTTGTCGGGAGCAAACTGTACATCGGTAACTTGTCCGATCTGGTAGCCATTTAGTGTAATCTTATTCGATTTAACAAGGCCATCAACGCGGTTGTAATACACGTGGTAATAGTCGTTTCGTTTAAAAATGTCGTTGCCTTTAAGGTAGCTAAGCCCCCAAATAAGAATGGCTAACGAAAAAACTATTAATATTCCCAGCTTGGTGTATTTTGAATTTTTCATCTGTTTTTATTAAACGTTTAACAGGTAACAGAAAGAATTTGTTATATCAGCAGGCGAGCTATTGTTTGCGTATTGCCCCGGGTCTTTTGCTACTCTGGAATTTTTTCATCGCTCTTTTGTGGTCGAAAAATAAGATTTTAATGTAAAATTAGCCAATTAAGAACTGATTTATCAAGGCTCAAGCAGCTTTTTTACAGAAATTAACTTATTGTTGCGAAAAGCTACAACAAATGCATTCGGGTATTTTGCCTCAATTCTGTTCCTTTCTTCCTCCGCTGTTTCAATCGTATTAAATTTTCCGGAGAAATAGCGATGGAGTCCGGAACCCTCCACGCTAAATATTTGCGTTTCACCATTAAAGTTTTTCGGAGTAGTTTCCAGTTTTCGGCTTAAGGCAAGAATTTGTACTGAATAAAAAACATTTTCTTGCGGTATGGTCTGAGAGGCTTCTTGTGTTGGTGGTGCTGCTGTTGTTTTTGTTTCAGAAGCATTACCGGGAACTGCTGTTACCGAACTTTCGGCTTGTGGTTCTGCTGGAGCATTGGTTACCAGATGAAAGCTGCTACGCTGTTCAATTTCCGACTTATAGTCTCTGAATGCTCTGAAAATTGCATAAGCAAGTCGTGTTCTGCCTGCTTCGCTTGTGAGGAAGCCCCGCTCTTTGGCATGACTTATAAATCCGGTTTCAATTAAAACACTGGGCATTGTTGTTTGGCGCAATACCAGAAAACCCGCCATTTTTACACTTCTGTCGAGGCGTTTGGCATAGGTTCTAAATTCGTTTTGTATGCCCGAAGCCAGCATTACACTTTGCCCCTGGTACTCTTCCTGCATGGTTTCAAACATGATATACGATTCCGGCTGATTGGGATCGAAGCCTTCGTAGGTTGTGTTGTAATCGTCTTCTAAAAGAATTACGGCATTTTCCTTTTTGGCTACTTCAAGGTTATCATCGTTTCGGTGCAAACCCAATACAAAAGTTTCGGTACCTTGCACACTGCTGGCATCAACTGCATTCACATGAATGGATATAAACAAATCGGCATCGTTTTTATTGGCAATATCTGCCCGTTTGTATAAGGGCACAAAAACATCTTTCGATCGGGTGTAAACCACTTTAACATCGGGGTAATTATCTTTTATCGTTGTGCCCAGTTTTAGTGCAATATCAAGAACAATATCTTTTTCAACGGCGTTACCAACCAAAGCTCCCGGGTCTCTGCCTCCATGTCCCGGGTCGATTACAACTACCGAGATACCTTCTTTTTTATCAGATGCATTTAGGGCAAGGGTCGTTTTATTTATCAACAAAATAAAAAGACTATAAATAAGAAGAAAACAGGTATGTTGCCAATGTCTCATATAAGTTCTTAAACCTTGATTATTAATATAAACTCGCATTCCGTTGCGATTCGTATATAATCGTTTAACATTCTTTTCTCAAAGCCTATTCACAGGCTCTGCGTGTAAAAATAGAAATATTAGCATTATTTTACATTTAATAGCACATTTGTAACCTCCATATTTTTATTTTTGTGCAGCCAAAGTAGATTTGAAACGCAGAAAACATTTTGTATAAACTATTCATCACATATTTATTCCTGGTAACTCCTTTTTTGATTTTAGCTCAGGAACCGACTATTAGCGTCGCTTCAGAGCAACAACAATTGTCGGATACAATAGTCTCCGAATTTTACGTACTGCAGGATACCCTTTTGTCTGACAGTACCGGAATTGATTCGTTGAGTGGAGTAAAAGAGGAGAAACCTGTTATTGATGAACCGATAGATTATGCGTCGACAGATTCGATGATTGTTTCGTTAGACGGGCAGAAAGTATACCTGTATAACGAAGCAAAGGTGAAATACCAAAACATTGAACTGGAAGCCTACTATATTGAGCTTGATTTGGAAACCAAAGAGATTTATGCAGAAGGGGTACGTGACTCGTTGGGAGAGATGACCCAAAAACCCATTTTCAGACAGGGATCAGAAGAATACGAGTCAGAAACGATGCGCTATAACTTCGAATCGGAAAAAGCTTTTATTACCAAAGTAGTTTCGGCGCAGGGCGAAGGTTTTATACACAGCGACCGCACAAAAAAAATTGGCGAAGAAGTGTTTATAACCAAAGATGCCAAATATACCACCTGCGATGCCGATCATCCGCATTTTTACCTGCATTTAACAAAAGCCAAAGTGGTATCAAACGAAAAAATTATTACCGGGCCGGCTTACATGGTTTTAGAGGATTTTCCGATCTATTTTCCCATTCTTCCGTTTGGTTACTTTCCTAATTCGCCAACCTATTCGTCGGGTATTTTAATTCCGAAATACGGTGAAGAGCAAAACCGTGGTTTCTTTTTGCGCGATGGTGGTTATTACTGGGCTGCAAGCGATTATTTCGATTTGGCTGTTCAGGGTGATATTTACTCAAAAGGATCGTGGGGAACACGCATTAAAACCAATTACAAGAAACGTTACAAATTTGGTGGTAACTTTGGTTTTGAATATGCCAAAAATAAGTATGGCGAGAAAGGTTTGGATACCTACTCGGAGGCAACACAATATAAAATATTGTGGTCGCATTCGCAAGACTCAAAAGCCAATCCTAACCAAACTTTTTCGGCCAGTGTAAACATTTCGTCGAGCGGTTACGATAAGCAAAACGCTTACGATATGAATGATTACCTTACCACCACAAAATCGTCGAGTATTTCGTATTCGCGCAAGTTTGAAAATACACCTTTTAATATGTCGATGAACCTGAGGCATTCGCAAAATACGAAAGACAGTACCATGTCCTTGTCGTTGCCCGAAATGACTTTTAGCATGGCTAAGGTATACCCGTTCAGAAAAAAGAACCGCAGCGGAAAAATTAAGTTCTACGAGAAATTTGGTATAAATTACACGGCCAACTTTAAAAACTCTATAACGGCCAAAGAAGATGAAATTTTGAGTAGCTCTTTTGCCACCGACTGGAAAAATGGTTTACGCCACAATCTACCCATTTCATTTCCGAGCTTTAACCTTTTTAAGTACGTTAATTTTAGCCCCGGTATTAGCTACAACGAAAAGTGGTATTTTAAAAAATACAATTACAACTACGTAGCAGGAGGCGATTTTCCCAACAATCCATCGTCGATACCTGATAATATTCAGATTGATACCATAACAGGATTAAATCGTGTGTACGATTATTCTTACAGTGTGAGTGCCTCAACAAATATTTACGGGATGTATATTCCCCGTAATCCCAATTCAAAAGTTAAAGGAATACGGCATAAGATGACTCCTTCGGTTTCGTTTAGCTACAAACCCGATTTTGGCGATGAACGCTTTGGCTATTGGCAGGAGGTGCAAATCGACTCGCTTGGAAATACCAATTTTTATGACACTAACCTTGGAGGAATTTATGGTGGTTCGCCGGGCAGGGGCGAGTCGGGTGCTATTTCGTTCTCGGTAACCAACAACCTTGAAATGAAAAAGCTGGATACCCGCGATTCGACAAAAACCGATGAAGAACAAAAATTCAGAAAAGTAAAATTGATAGATAACCTGAGCATTGCCTCGTCGTACAACCTGATTGCCGATTCGTTAAACCTTTCGCCGTTTAGCATTAGAGCGCGTACAACGGTTGCCGGAGTAAGCATTAATCTCGGAACAACACTCGACCCATACATGGTAAACGAAAATTATCGAAGAATTCATAAATATGCCTGGAACGAACGCAGTGGCCTGGGAAAACTCGGACGGGTGACACGTGCCAATCTTTCGTTTGGGATGAATTTTAAATCGAAAGATAAAAAGAAGCCGGGAGAAAATAAGGAAGGGCAGGATGATGCTCCTTTACCCGATGATGCCATGTTACCCATTTACGATAATTACGTTGACTTTAGTATGCCCTGGGATTTTGGTTTTGATTACAGTTTAAATTATACCGGGCCTTCGTCGGCGTACCCCGATGGCAGAGTAACTCAAACACTTGGCTTGCGCGGAAATGTTAGCATTACTGATAAATGGAAACTGAGCGCAATGACCAATTTCGATATTCAGGAACAGGAATTTGCTTTAACCTCGTTCCGCTTAAACCGCGATTTGCATTGTTGGAACATGGCCTTTAATTTTGTTCCTTTTGGTTACCGAAAAAGTTACAGTTTTACCATCAGTGCCTCATCTTCAATGTTACAGGATTTGAAAATTCAGAAACAGCAAAGCCACTACGACAACTTTGAATTTTAATAGTAGTCTCGCTCTGAAAGCACATGTGTTTAAAGTTATAGAGTAGTGGATTTACAAAAAAGAAGAGTCCTGTTCCCACCGGCTGAAAACGATGGTTTTTCCGGCTTTTTATTAAAACCAAACTGTTTTCGGGCTTGAGAATTGGCCCAGATCTTCTATCTTCACATAAAATAACTGAATAGGAAACCTGTATGAAGTTTTTCATTCGAAAATTACAAAAACAGGAATGAATAAATTTTATTCGAGTACCATTTATGTACCATAGAAAACTAACAATTATAATACGATGAAACGAATTATTGCAACCGAAAATGCCCCTGCCGCAATTGGACCTTACAGTCAGGCGGTTGAAGTTAACGGAACACTTTATATTTCGGGGCAGGTACCTCTGGTGCCGGAAACCATGAAAGTTATTGAGGGGGGCATTGGCGAACAAACCGAACAGGTAATGAAAAACATTGAAGCCATTTTAACGGCAGCAGGATACACCTTTGCCGACGTGGTAAAATCGACTTGTCTGTTAAGCGACATGGCCAATTTTAAAGCCATGAACGAAGTATATGGAAAATATTGCAAGCAGAATGCGCCAGCCAGGGCTGCATTTGCCGTAAAAGAATTGCCGCTGGGTGTTCTAGTTGAGATTGAAACCATTGCGGTAAAATAATCAAACATTCTAATTTCAGTAAAAACATCTTGTAATGCCTTTCGATAAGAAATGAACGACCTTATTCGATTTAAAAAACTGGAAGAGCAAGATTTGAAGCTCGTTGCTGAAATATACAATTATTATATCGAGCATTCTACTGCAACATTTCATACTACACGGGTTAAGGAGGTTGATTTACAACAGCTGATTCCTTTGGGTCATGGCAAATATGTTTCGTTCCTGATTTATTATAACGATGTTGTGGCCGGGTACTGCTACCTTGGGCAATACAAAAACAGGCCGGCATACGATCGCACCGCTGAAGTTACCATTTATCTGCATCACGCCTTTTGGGGCAAAGGCATTGCCCGTAAGGCTATGCTGCATCTTGAAAAGGTGGCCCGGGAAAAAAATATTTGTGTGTTGCTCGGAATTATTACGGGCGAAAATGTGCCAAGTGTAAAGTTGTTTGAGCGAATGGGCTACGAAAAATGTGCCCATTTTAAGCAGATAGGCGAGAAGTTTGGCCGCTTGCTCGATGTGGTGGCCTATCAAAAACTGATAGACTTATAAATTTTTTTATCTGCAAATCCTGCGAATTATAACGGTTGGCAAATGAAAGAGCCAATTGGTAGAATACAAATTAGTGCGATTGATGCAATTGCAGATACGTTTAAAACAAAATAAAAAGGGTTTCCGTTTTGGAAACCCTTTTACCGTTTTTAGTATTGTGTGTGCAAAAATATGCTTATTCCGCAACAACTTCAAATTCAATTTCAACCACCACTTCTTTGTGCAGTTTAATTTTAGCTGTATGGGTACCAACTTCTTTGATGCTGTCTTCAGGAATAGAAATCTGTTTGCGGTCGATTTCAAATCCTTTTTTGTTAATTGCTTCAGCCAATTGAATGGTGTTAACCGAACCAAAGATTTTGCCTGAAGTACTTGTTTTAGCACCAATCGAAATTTTCTTGGCAACAATTTGCTCTGCAATTTTTGTTGCTTCTTCTTTCAACTTAGCCTCTTTGTGCGCACGTTGTTTAATGTTTTCGGCCAAAACTTTTTTAGCCGACTCGGTAGCAACAACAGCTTTTTTCTGAGGAATCAGAAAGTTACGACCGTAACCATCTTTAACCTCAACAATATCGTCTTTGCTTCCTAAACGCTCTACGTCTTGTAATAATATAATTTCCATTTCAAGTCCTCCTCTTATTTCATCATGTCGGTTACAAATGGTAACAAAGCAATTTGGCGGGCACGTTTTACAGCCTGGCCAACTTTGCGTTGGTACTTTAACGAAGTTCCGGTAATACGACGAGGTAAAATTTTACCTTGTTCGTTCAGGAATTTTTTCAAAAACTCAGGGTCTTTGTAATCCACATATTTGATTCCGTTCTTCTTGAAACGGCAATATTTTTTCTTTTTGATTTCTACTGACGGTGGAGTCAGGTATCTGATTTCACTTCCTTGTGCCATGGTTTAATCCTCCTTTTTTTCTGTTTTTTCTTTCTGAAGTTTTCTTCTCTTCTCGCTGTATGCAACCGCATACTTGTCGAGTTTTACAGTCATGAAACGGATAACGCGCTCGTCGCGACGGAAATCGGTTTCCATTTTTGTAATAAATGCAGGATCGGCTTTAAATTCAAATAAGTGATAAAAGCCAGTAGATTTTTTCTGAATTGGGTAAGCCAGTTTTTTCATTCCCCAATTTTCTTCATGAAGCATCTCACCTCCGTTGTCTTTGATGAGATCTCTGAATTTGTTTACCGCTTCCTTTACCTGTGGCTCAGATAAAACGGGAGTACAAATGAAAACGGTTTCGTACTGATTCAACATAATCATCTAATTTTTAAATTATTAAATATAATATCCAAAATTTTGGACGCGCAAAAATAGAAATAAATTGTTATTTATCAAACAGTTTGGGGTTTTTTCGAGAATATAATTGAATTGTTAAGGGAGTTTCGGTTTTGCTGTCATTTCGAACGAAGAAAGAAATCTGTTTGTGTAAGCTGTTAATGCAACAGATTTCTCACAACGTTCGATATGACAATCTTACTACTTTCTTTCTTAAAGCGGTATATTCCCATGTTTTTTTGGCGGATTCGACATGCGTTTATTTGAAGTCATATCCAAAGCATCGATTACTTTCCTTCGGGTTTCACGCGGGTGAATAATTTCATCGATATACCCCAGCGAAGCAGCTTTATACGGATTGGCAAATTTATCGCGGTAATCCTGTACTTTGGCCGCTTTCTCTTCATCGGTCATTTTTTCGCGATGGATTATATTTATTGCACCTTCGGGGCCCATAACCGCAATTTCGGCAGTTGGGTAAGCCAGGTTTACGTCGCCACCAATGTGCTTACTCGACATAACATCGTAGGCACCACCATAGGCCTTGCGGGTAATTACGGTAACTTTTGGTACGGTAGCTTCCGAGAAGGCATACAGTAATTTTGCACCGTGTTTAATTATACCACCAAATTCTTGTCCGGTACCGGGTAAAAAGCCGGGTACGTCAACAAAAGTTACCAGCGGCAGGTTAAAAGCATCGCAAAAGCGCACAAAGCGTGCAGCTTTAACCGATGAATTAATATCGAGCACTCCGGCAAGGTGAGCCGGTTGGTTGGCCACAATTCCCACGGGGCGTCCTGCAAAACGGGCAAAACCAACAATTATGTTTTGTGCATATTGCGGTTGCACTTCCAGAAAATGTTTGTTGTCTATCACATTCTGGATGATATCGTGCATGTCGTAAGGTTTATTGGGGTCGGCCGGTACAATTTCCTGCAATTCCTCAATAATTCGGTCTGATGGGTCGATGGTTGGTTTTACCGGAGGATCTTCCAGGTTGTTTGATGGAAGAAAACTCAGCAACTCACGCACCATCATAAGTGTTTGGTCTTCGTCGTTTCCGGTAAAATGAGCAACACCACTTTTCGAGCTGTGTGTATGTGCACCTCCCAGTTCCTCTTTTGTTACATCTTCGTGGGTTACTGTTTTAATAACTTCGGGGCCGGTTACAAACATGTGGCTTTTTTCGTTCACCATAAAAATAAAGTCGGTGAGGGCAGGAGAGTACACTGCTCCGCCGGCACAAGGGCCAAGTATTGCCGAAATTTGCGGAATAACGCCTGATGATACCACATTGTTATAAAAGATGTCGGCATAACCGGCAAGACTCTCAACACCCTCTTGTATACGAGCACCTCCCGAATCGTTTAAGCCAACCAAAGGAGCACCCATTTTTAGAGCGAGTTCCTGAATTTTTACAATTTTATCGGCATTGGCACGGCTTAGCGAACCTCCGAATACGGTAAAATCCTGGGCAAAAACATAAACCAGTCGTCCGTTTACTTTCCCATATCCCGAAATTAAACCATCACCCAATACTTTTTTGGCTTCCATGCCAAAGTCGTAGTTACGGTGGGTCATTAATTTGTCAATTTCGGTAAAAGTACCCGGGTCGAGTAGTTGAAGAATGCGTTCGCGGGCTGTTTTTTTGCCTGCAGCATGTTGTTTTTCAATTCGTTCCTGGCCTCCACCCAGTTCTGCCTGGGCATTAAAAATTTCAAGCTGTTTGTATTTTGCTTTTAAATCCATTTTTTTTCTTTTAATCCAATTCAATCAAAACCTGGTTGCTGTCAATGGTATCCTGATTTTTAACATTTACTTTTTTTACAGTTCCGTCTTTGGGAGCTTTGTATTCGCTTTCCATTTTCATGGCAGAAATAATAATAACAGTGTCGCCTTCTTTTACTGTATCGCCTTCTTTAACCAAAATATTAACAACCTTTCCGGGCATGGGCGAAGAAATCTTGTTGTCTCCCTGTCCAGCTCCGTTCGCATTTCTGTTTTGTAAATATCTTGCTTCTGCATCAATCACTTCCACCTCGAAATTATCGTAAAGGGTGTAGGCGGTGTATTTTTTCGGAGTTGCTTCAGGTACCAGTTCAATATTGTACGAATGCCCGCTTTCAAGTATTGAAAAAGTTCCGTCAGCTGTGTGCATAAGGTCAACATTGTAGACTTTTCCGTCTACTTCTATTTCCAAAATGTTTCCATCTTGTTTTAGCAAATTGACCCATGCCAGTCTATCGCCAATTTTAATTTCAACAGCCATATTTATAGTTTAAAAATGATTTACGTATGGGATTTTTTTCCAGCGACTTTGTGCCGGAACAAATTCTTTATGTACTTCTTCAGTACTTCCTAATTTATCAAGGTAATCAATAAAAGCCGCAATAATAACCATGTCTTCAGGGTTGTCTTTTGTTGCTTTCGATAGTAATTGTTCCTGATTTTTTTCAATAAAATGTGTGTCGTAATTTCCTGAAATAAAATTTTTGTTGTTCATTACGCGTTCGAGCATTTTTATTGAGGTTTTTACACCGGTTATTTTGTATTCGTACAAAGCTCTGCGCATTCGGGCGATGGCTTCGTCGCGGGTTTTTCCCCAAACAATTAATTTTGAAATCATTGGGTCGTAATAAATAGGTATTTCGTAGCCTTCGTAAACGTAGCCGTCGGTACGAACCCCCAAACCCAGTGGTGCCGAAATTTTATGAACCTTGCCGGCACTGGGCATAAAATTATTATCCGGATCTTCCGCATAAACCCTGCACTCAATGGCATGCCCCTTTTGTTTTAAATCGCTTTGGCCAAATTCGAGTTTACGGCCTTCTGCAACATAAATTTGTTGTTTTACCAAATCAATTCCGGTAACTCGCTCTGTAATCGGGTGCTCAACCTGCAGGCGCGTGTTCATTTCCAGAAAATAATAATTTAGGTCGTTGTCAACCAAAAACTCAATGGTACCTGCCCCTACGTAATTAACAGCTTTGGCAGCTTCTACGGCCGCTTTGCCCATTTCGTCGCGCAGTTCCTGTGTCATCAGTGGAGACGGTGTTTCTTCAATCATTTTCTGGTGACGTCGCTGCACAGAACATTCGCGTTCAAACAGGTGTACGGTATTTCCGTGTTGGTCGGCCAAAATCTGAAACTCGA
Above is a genomic segment from uncultured Draconibacterium sp. containing:
- a CDS encoding RidA family protein codes for the protein MKRIIATENAPAAIGPYSQAVEVNGTLYISGQVPLVPETMKVIEGGIGEQTEQVMKNIEAILTAAGYTFADVVKSTCLLSDMANFKAMNEVYGKYCKQNAPARAAFAVKELPLGVLVEIETIAVK
- a CDS encoding N-acetyltransferase family protein; the encoded protein is MNDLIRFKKLEEQDLKLVAEIYNYYIEHSTATFHTTRVKEVDLQQLIPLGHGKYVSFLIYYNDVVAGYCYLGQYKNRPAYDRTAEVTIYLHHAFWGKGIARKAMLHLEKVAREKNICVLLGIITGENVPSVKLFERMGYEKCAHFKQIGEKFGRLLDVVAYQKLIDL
- the dnaA gene encoding chromosomal replication initiator protein DnaA, whose product is MNNEYKTAWEKCLNVIKDNVPSSSFKTWFEPIEPVKLENKVLTIQVPSAFFYEYLEEQFIDIMRKTLRMVLGNGAKLEYNVVLSNKNSTEPYTVSYPTNNNNKIQNKPLTVPLKTEEKATIKNPFIIPGIQKLQIDPQLKPDNTFENFVEGDCNRLARSAGYAVAQNPGGTAFNPLMIYGNSGLGKTHLSQAIGIEVKENFPDKVVLYVNANKFQTQFTEATRNNNRNDFLHFYQMVDVLILDDVHEFAGKEKTQETFFHIFNHLHQMGKQLILTSDKPPIELKGMEQRLLSRFKWGLTADLQTPDFETRMEILRRKIYKDGISLSEEVLEYIASHVTNNVRELEGALVSLLAQSMLNKREITLELAAKLITKLVKNSKRELSIEYISKVVCDYFNMPVDALQTKTRKREIVQARQIAMYFSKSLTKYSLASIGAQIGSKDHATVLHACKTVNNLKDTDKNFRQFVEDIEKKLKM
- a CDS encoding putative LPS assembly protein LptD, whose translation is MYKLFITYLFLVTPFLILAQEPTISVASEQQQLSDTIVSEFYVLQDTLLSDSTGIDSLSGVKEEKPVIDEPIDYASTDSMIVSLDGQKVYLYNEAKVKYQNIELEAYYIELDLETKEIYAEGVRDSLGEMTQKPIFRQGSEEYESETMRYNFESEKAFITKVVSAQGEGFIHSDRTKKIGEEVFITKDAKYTTCDADHPHFYLHLTKAKVVSNEKIITGPAYMVLEDFPIYFPILPFGYFPNSPTYSSGILIPKYGEEQNRGFFLRDGGYYWAASDYFDLAVQGDIYSKGSWGTRIKTNYKKRYKFGGNFGFEYAKNKYGEKGLDTYSEATQYKILWSHSQDSKANPNQTFSASVNISSSGYDKQNAYDMNDYLTTTKSSSISYSRKFENTPFNMSMNLRHSQNTKDSTMSLSLPEMTFSMAKVYPFRKKNRSGKIKFYEKFGINYTANFKNSITAKEDEILSSSFATDWKNGLRHNLPISFPSFNLFKYVNFSPGISYNEKWYFKKYNYNYVAGGDFPNNPSSIPDNIQIDTITGLNRVYDYSYSVSASTNIYGMYIPRNPNSKVKGIRHKMTPSVSFSYKPDFGDERFGYWQEVQIDSLGNTNFYDTNLGGIYGGSPGRGESGAISFSVTNNLEMKKLDTRDSTKTDEEQKFRKVKLIDNLSIASSYNLIADSLNLSPFSIRARTTVAGVSINLGTTLDPYMVNENYRRIHKYAWNERSGLGKLGRVTRANLSFGMNFKSKDKKKPGENKEGQDDAPLPDDAMLPIYDNYVDFSMPWDFGFDYSLNYTGPSSAYPDGRVTQTLGLRGNVSITDKWKLSAMTNFDIQEQEFALTSFRLNRDLHCWNMAFNFVPFGYRKSYSFTISASSSMLQDLKIQKQQSHYDNFEF
- a CDS encoding MlaD family protein; the encoded protein is MKNSKYTKLGILIVFSLAILIWGLSYLKGNDIFKRNDYYHVYYNRVDGLVKSNKITLNGYQIGQVTDVQFAPDNSGRLIVSFSVNSSFKIPVNSTARIVSSDIMGTRSIEIIYSKDKEFYQSNDTIKGSIEAGLKDQVSMQVLPLKTKAEELLSTVDSAITVLTVIFNEDARKNLTTSFAKINQTVENIEATTSDLQEIMASEKENVKNIVSNIEELTATFKNNAAAFEATIQNLNSFTDTLATISVTPVLNNLATASEEMLGILEKLNSDDNSAGLLLNDDELYQSINTMSENLGFLIGDIQQNPKRYLQVSAFDFGKDVYINTKDDASAKEIIFKVHLLSTKTKLGTDAEVFNAIKDVEEYFAGNVYSYLTGASNTYSEIEKIHNELRHQFPESNIVAFKKGKLIKLEKALKQLR
- a CDS encoding N-acetylmuramoyl-L-alanine amidase translates to MRHWQHTCFLLIYSLFILLINKTTLALNASDKKEGISVVVIDPGHGGRDPGALVGNAVEKDIVLDIALKLGTTIKDNYPDVKVVYTRSKDVFVPLYKRADIANKNDADLFISIHVNAVDASSVQGTETFVLGLHRNDDNLEVAKKENAVILLEDDYNTTYEGFDPNQPESYIMFETMQEEYQGQSVMLASGIQNEFRTYAKRLDRSVKMAGFLVLRQTTMPSVLIETGFISHAKERGFLTSEAGRTRLAYAIFRAFRDYKSEIEQRSSFHLVTNAPAEPQAESSVTAVPGNASETKTTAAPPTQEASQTIPQENVFYSVQILALSRKLETTPKNFNGETQIFSVEGSGLHRYFSGKFNTIETAEEERNRIEAKYPNAFVVAFRNNKLISVKKLLEP